One Bacillus andreraoultii genomic region harbors:
- a CDS encoding hemolysin family protein has translation MDDIVGLIYIAILIACTAFFVVSEFAIVKVRHSRIEQHIEKGKKSAIAAKKVITNLDEYLSACQLGITVTALGIGWLGESTFESILSKLFTNISIPDSASHILTISIAFLIMTFLHVVVGELAPKTFAIQKAEQITLFVSTPLIWFYRLMYPFIWVLNGSARLITRAFGLKPMKGNDSAHTEEELRLILSESYKNGEINQSEFKYVNKIFDFDNRIAKEIMVPRTEIVSIDINDSTDKLLNIARTEKFTRYPVIDGDKDHIVGFINMKELLTSYINKEDFSKQSVRSFIRPIIRVIDTIPIHNLLVKMQKEQIHMAILFDEYGGTSGLVTVEDIVEEIVGEIRDEFDLDEIPLIRQMADQHYIFDGKVLVSEVNNLLSLDIDDEDVDTIGGWFLTENFEAKQGDTILYHDYQFKIMEMEEHHIKYIEVKKIVTDHRNEDTVQPIKIAPANTEAIRI, from the coding sequence TTGGACGACATAGTTGGCCTGATTTACATCGCTATTTTAATTGCTTGCACTGCGTTTTTTGTAGTTTCCGAATTTGCTATTGTTAAAGTGCGCCATTCTCGAATAGAACAACATATTGAAAAGGGAAAAAAGAGTGCGATTGCTGCTAAAAAAGTCATTACGAATCTTGATGAGTATTTATCGGCTTGTCAACTTGGAATTACTGTTACAGCATTAGGAATTGGTTGGCTAGGAGAATCGACTTTTGAATCTATACTTTCAAAATTGTTTACAAATATTAGTATTCCTGATTCTGCATCCCATATATTAACGATTTCAATAGCCTTTTTAATCATGACATTCCTTCATGTAGTTGTAGGCGAATTAGCACCAAAAACATTCGCGATTCAAAAAGCAGAGCAAATTACATTATTTGTTTCTACTCCATTAATTTGGTTTTATCGATTGATGTATCCATTTATTTGGGTTTTAAATGGATCTGCACGACTCATAACAAGAGCCTTTGGTTTAAAACCGATGAAAGGAAATGACAGCGCTCATACGGAGGAAGAACTCCGTTTAATATTAAGTGAGAGTTATAAAAATGGCGAGATTAACCAGTCAGAATTTAAGTATGTAAATAAAATTTTTGACTTTGATAATCGAATTGCAAAAGAAATTATGGTACCGCGAACAGAAATTGTTAGCATTGATATAAATGACTCCACAGATAAATTACTGAACATTGCCCGTACTGAAAAGTTTACACGTTACCCGGTTATTGACGGAGATAAAGACCATATTGTCGGCTTTATTAATATGAAGGAATTATTAACTTCCTATATAAATAAAGAAGATTTCTCAAAACAATCTGTTCGATCTTTTATTCGACCGATTATTCGGGTCATTGATACAATTCCAATTCATAATTTACTTGTTAAAATGCAAAAGGAACAGATTCATATGGCCATTCTTTTTGATGAATATGGTGGTACGAGTGGACTTGTCACCGTGGAGGATATTGTGGAAGAAATTGTCGGAGAAATTCGTGATGAGTTTGACTTAGATGAAATTCCATTAATTCGTCAAATGGCGGATCAACATTATATTTTTGATGGTAAAGTTTTAGTAAGTGAAGTTAATAATTTATTATCCCTTGATATTGATGATGAAGATGTCGATACAATCGGCGGATGGTTTTTAACTGAGAACTTTGAGGCTAAACAAGGTGATACGATTCTTTACCATGATTACCAATTTAAGATTATGGAAATGGAAGAACACCATATTAAATATATCGAAGTGAAAAAAATTGTTACAGATCATCGAAATGAAGATACTGTACAACCAATAAAAATTGCTCCTGCAAATACAGAGGCAATCAGAATATAA